The segment CTCCGCCTGATTCAACCTTGAGCGCTACTAAGGACGCTCGTTCCAAGCATCCACGAACGCCGCCTCGTGCATTTTCGCCCAGGCCCCTACCGCCTCGAATCACTCCGGTTGGCTGCAGTAAAGCAGATCGAGCCGTCGTCCTCACACATATCTGCAGACACGCTGCCCAACAGTCGAGAGTGTCTTCAAGGGTGCAGCGAACGAGGCGAGGTCGCGATCTGTCACCTCCGCGGTCACTGTCAGACTCACCTCGCTCTCACGGTCGGACGTGAGCGACGCGGCCCCGGGAAGGCTGATCAGTGACACGACCGTCGCGGTTTGGCGTGTCAACGCGGCGGCGGGCGAGGCCACGCTAAGAGTGGGGTCGTTGGAACTACCGAAGGTCAGCTCGACAGACCGGAGGTTCCCCCGCCAGCAACGGCGATGGTCCGCACCCTGAAGGAGGCGGTCACGTCGTTAGTCCACATCGTGCGAAAGCTGTCCGCGATGTCCGTTGGTAGCTCCTTCAGAAGGTCGCGAAGGGCGGTGCCATCGACGCCGGGGAACAGCGTGACTGACCTTGTCACGTCGGCCTACCGGGTTTGACCGCATATCGTCGGTTTGCGTGTCAGTGGAGTGCCTCCTCGTTTCGAGTCCGTACCGATTTTGAGCCTGTTCCGCTACAGTGAGACGGACCGACACACGGGGGTCATCGTGGCGAGTGAGCAAAACAACGTTGATAACGTTGCATGCTTGTTCCGCGAGAGCCAGACCGATCTCCTGTCATATGCCCGACGGCGAGTGCCCCTCGGCGTTGACCCGTCGGATGTCGTTGCGGAGGCCTTCGCACGTGCGCTCGCGCGTCCATATCGAGCGGTTACAAGGGCATGGCTTTTCTGTGCCGTGAAGAACATTCTTCTCGAAGAGCATCGTCGTGCTCGAGCGTCTCGTCGTGCACACCGCGAAAAGGCCGTGCTGATGAAGCTGCAGGAAACCGAGCATGTGCCGGAGGTCGACGAGGCAGTAGCGCGGCTGTCTCATACGGATCAAGCGGTCCTCGGTCTGGTTTATGTCCGCGGTCTGACGCATGCGGAAGGGGCGAACGAGATGGGCCTCTCCGTTTCCGCCTTCAGCAAGCGCCTCCTTCGTGCGCGGGCCAGACTGCGCGACATGTTGCTCACAGGCAGCACGGTGTTTGCTGTCGCGGTCCAGGGCCTGTTCCCTGAGGTCGTCGACCTCGAATTCTTCGCACAGGCAAACTTTGCGTATCGCTCACCGAGACCGGGCCCGGCCTGAAGCCGGGCCTGCCTCACCATCGATGAACGGGGCTCTACCCCCCCACCCGCATCTGATGCAACCTTTGAGGGCGCCTGCAGCGGCTTTGCGCCGGAAGCGACGCGCTTCTGATCATTGAGTCAGGGCTGTCAGCTCGAATTGTGATCTTTTCGTGATCTCTCGATGTCCAATGCGGACGTCGCCGGCTCATGTTCAAGACACGGACAGTTCCTGGAAGGAGAATCACATGAGTGTCCTCATCTGCGACACGAAAGTAGCTGCTATCGTCGCTCTCGACAAACTCGACACACGCTTACGGAGGAGCCCGCCGCAGGCCCGAAGCGCCCCAATGACCGTCAGGACGGTGTGACATGAGGAGAATAGCGAGCGTCAGCCTTGGTATTGCGTTGGTTACGGTCTTGGCCGTGACACCGGGCGGCGCAGTGTCTGCAACCTCAAGCAGCGCCGATGGATTGCTCCACAGCCTGGCGGTCGACGAGGAGATGCCCGGGTGGGGAAGGCCCCTGACAGCTGAAGACATGACGAACTGGAGTCAGCGTCAGCTCGATATCGACACCAATATCGCGATCACGGACCTCGTCACGGCTGATGATCACCGAGCCATCAACACTGTCACTTGGGACCCGGATCGGGACGTCGTCTCCTTCTACGTTTTTGGGGACACCCGCGGGCTTGAAGCGCGCATCGCAGAGGCGCTTGGTTCGGAACAACGATGGGAGATCATCGCCGCTCAACGACCGATTGCCGAACTCGAGAAGGTGATCGAGTCGCTTGCCGCCGACAGCAATGCCTTGCCAAGCGGCGCGAGATTCGTCTCGGGAACCCCAGCCCCCGACGGTTCATCGATCACTGTCGGCGTCGAGGTGAAAGACAGGGCATTGCGGCGTAGCCTTCCCCCGCCGGACGCGATATCCGGGGTGCCGGTGACGTACGAGAAGGCAGCTAGACCCGAGGTGGCCACAAGACTGCGCAACAGCGAGCCAATCATCTCAGGCGGGTACACGCAGGGTCCGCCGGGATCATGTAGCTCAGGGTATCCGGTCGTTCGCAACCAGGACAATCAGCCGAACATGCTCACCGCTGACCACTGCACCTCCGCTACAAAGGAATCATGGCAGTGGGGAACCGGCAGCGTCACGATCGGATCTTCGACGTTCCAAGCGGCCGGCGACACCGACCTTGAGCTGTTCACCAACTCGGGTCCCTTGTCGGCATGGATGTTCGCAGGCTCGTACACCGACAACACGACCGTCGCGCCGATTCGCGGATACCTCGCCCCGGTGGGTGGCAATAGCGTTTGCTACAACGGCTCCCGTTCAGGGCCAGTGTGCTCCAACGTGCTGGAAAACTCCGACGCGTTCAGCTGCGTCGCCTTCCTCCAGTGCTACTGGACCCGCTGGTCCACGCAGAGTTCAGGCATCCCCGCGGCAGGTAACGGCGACAGTGGAGGCCCGGTCGCGATCTTCGCACTGAGGTCGTCTGACAACACGGTCGGGGCATACGGGGTCGGCGTGATCTCGATGATGTCCAACACGAGCAGTAACTGCACCGGCGACCCGTCGACATCAGCCCGGGAGTGCTCTGCCAACATGGGCATGGCACCTCTCAGCCGATGGGCGAACGCGCAGTATACGCATAGTCTGGTGTACACAACGTCTTAGCTCTGGAGAGAGGTGAGGAATTGCGTCAAGCGGTCATGACCAGGATCAACGTTGTCTCGATGATAATGATTGTGGTCGTCACATTAACCTCCTGTTCCTCGGCTGGCGCTGCCGACTCGCGCCATGCCGGTGCGCCGCCGGGCGTCGAAGTCACGCTCAGCGGCGCACCTGTGGCATTCGCCCCGGGTAATGGCAGCATTGAGATCGTGACCTGGGGAAGTTCAAGCTGCCCACCCACAGCGACATCGTTTACCGTGAAAGACGGGTCCGCCTCAGTGACATTCGACCTCTCCACGAGATCGCCCTGCACAACCGACATCGCAGCCACCACGCACGTCTTCGGCCCGGAGAAGGTCGGCAAGACGATCCCGGAGACCGCACACATCACCTTCACCGACCTTTACGAACAGTATGATGTCAAGGTGATTCGGGGGTAAGCCTCAACCGGGCGCAGTCGGTCTTGGTTCGCGAAAACAAGGAAACCTATACGACACGGAACCCAGCCGTTAGGCCCCAGAAGTCCCAGTGCTTTGATCGCAAATAGCGACCAGTTCACCACCTCAAGGCTCCCTCAATAAGCTGGCAGTCGTTAGCTGTTCGGTGGCGAATTGGGAACCGTCCCCGATCAACACGAGCGTCACGAGACACAGATCAGCGGATCTGCGTCTTCGGCCGAATCGGCTCTACAAGACGGCCACGATCCACTCGCTGGATAGCTCCTGAGCTGAGTTCCTGAAGCTGCACCATCATTTCACCGCCGGCATCTCCGGTATCGATGGTGCCCTTGGGCTCGAACAAGATAGAGTGCACTTCGCCCTCAGCCCTTGGACAATGCTCGACGCCCTTCGGCCCCACGAACACATCGTTCGGACGCAGAATGACGTCGCGATCGCGGAGCTGAATCGTGAGCTCGCTCGAACCACCATGAAGAGCTCGTCAGTGTCCGGGTGGGTATGCCAAACGAACTCCCCCTGCAACTTGACTACCTTGACCTCGTAGTTGTTGATGCTGATCAGAGATTCCGAGTAGCAATCATGTCCCAGTATCCGCCGGCACTTGAAAGGAAGCGTTGCGCTATCTCGCACGCGCCAACCGATTCTCCCGCACGCCGGCGGCGCTTGCCGAAGACGTGGCCTCGACCCGCGGCGCGAACTCCAGAACCCTGGCAGGTTGCCAACGTTGTCGTAGGTCGATGTGGTGATTCCGGTGTCGGGGTCGGTAGCACTGACCTGGTGGCCGAGTACGTCGAAGGACCAGGTCCAGCTGTTGCCGGCCGGGTCAACCATTGCGATCATCTTGCCCTGGGCGTTGTAGCTGTAGTTAGTTGACTCGGTCGTGCTGCCGGTCGGTGCCAGGTACTGTAAGAATTTTGTCTTCTGCCCGGGAGAGTTGGTGTATTCGCTCGTCGGGGTGCCATCGGTCGGCGCCGTGGTGTCGGTTCGGTCCGCGCCGGGTAGGCGACGCTTGTGTGGAACCCCTCGCCGCCGAGCGAGTTCAAGGTCCTCTTCACAGCCGGAAACCTGCCAAGACCGCGACTACGTCAACGAGGACTCGGCGCGCGACAAGGAAGCCAACCGTACGTACGCGACCGACTCTCACACACCATCGACACAGAGGACCAATACGATGGAATCAACGTCCTGGTCGTTGCTGTCGATCTCGTCGCGATGCTGGTACAGCTCTACCACGTCGACGACGCGGGGCGTCGCCTCACCCAGATGAGCAAGCCGCTCCCCTGCAGAGAAGCAGCAAGAGCGGCGCTCGACCAGATCCTCCAACACCGCGGATACCTCTGAACCACCCCTCAGCCGGCTCATCCTCAATCGCGTCAGCGCCCGCCCTTTCCGTCAACGCCGAGTTGAAATGCCACCTTCTACTGGTGCCCTGACGTGAACTCGAGTGACGAGTTCGACTCAGCACTGGCCTGGTCCGGCGTCAGGGATCCAGGCGCTTTCGGTCCTCGGACCACGTTCGGAAGGAAGGGTAGAGTGCAGCGGGAATCCCGGGGATTCCGAACATAGATATGGATATGGACTTCATCGACCCTAACAGGTGCCCTGGCCCTCGAAATCAGCCTCCGGCAAGCGTTTGGTCCCCTTTTGGTCCCCCTGGGCCCTCGAAAAATAGTCCGTAAACGACAAAGTCCTGGTGAGAATGAATCTCACCAGGACTTCCTCTGGTCGGGCTGACAGGATTTGAACCTGCGACCCCTTGACCCCCAGTCAAGTGCGCTACCAAGCTGCGCTACAGCCCGTCAGTCCTGCCGTTCTCCGCCTAGGTTTTCACCTAAGCAGTCCGGCCGAACCACCTCAAAAAGCTTACACGATGTTCGAGGTTCTCAATGACACCCTGGCGGGTGTCATCTGTGATGCGCGTCTCAATTAGCGCTTCTTGCCGCGCTTTTCACGGACGCGCATGTTGACCTCGATCGGCGTGCCGTCGAAGCCAAAGGTTTCGCGCAGCCGGCGAGTGATGAACCGGCGGTATCCGGGGTCC is part of the Arthrobacter ramosus genome and harbors:
- a CDS encoding S1 family peptidase is translated as MRRIASVSLGIALVTVLAVTPGGAVSATSSSADGLLHSLAVDEEMPGWGRPLTAEDMTNWSQRQLDIDTNIAITDLVTADDHRAINTVTWDPDRDVVSFYVFGDTRGLEARIAEALGSEQRWEIIAAQRPIAELEKVIESLAADSNALPSGARFVSGTPAPDGSSITVGVEVKDRALRRSLPPPDAISGVPVTYEKAARPEVATRLRNSEPIISGGYTQGPPGSCSSGYPVVRNQDNQPNMLTADHCTSATKESWQWGTGSVTIGSSTFQAAGDTDLELFTNSGPLSAWMFAGSYTDNTTVAPIRGYLAPVGGNSVCYNGSRSGPVCSNVLENSDAFSCVAFLQCYWTRWSTQSSGIPAAGNGDSGGPVAIFALRSSDNTVGAYGVGVISMMSNTSSNCTGDPSTSARECSANMGMAPLSRWANAQYTHSLVYTTS
- a CDS encoding RNA polymerase sigma factor; its protein translation is MASEQNNVDNVACLFRESQTDLLSYARRRVPLGVDPSDVVAEAFARALARPYRAVTRAWLFCAVKNILLEEHRRARASRRAHREKAVLMKLQETEHVPEVDEAVARLSHTDQAVLGLVYVRGLTHAEGANEMGLSVSAFSKRLLRARARLRDMLLTGSTVFAVAVQGLFPEVVDLEFFAQANFAYRSPRPGPA